The Flavobacterium piscisymbiosum genome includes a region encoding these proteins:
- a CDS encoding response regulator transcription factor, with the protein MKQFKILYTEDDETLAFLTKDNLEQNNYEVIHCCDGQLGLETFKKENFDICIFDIMMPKMDGFELATEIRKLNTDIPIIFLSAKTLKEDRIKGLRLGADDYLVKPFSIEELLLKIEIFLKRSQKNIPIEKSVYEIGKYQFDTNNFILFNENEKISLTQREAELLKLFLDNKNSVLKREQILTSLWGTDDYFMGRSLDVFISRLRKILVNEEGIAIENLHGIGFRFTV; encoded by the coding sequence ATGAAACAATTCAAAATACTTTATACCGAAGACGATGAAACATTAGCTTTTTTGACCAAAGACAATTTGGAACAAAACAATTATGAAGTAATTCATTGTTGCGACGGGCAATTGGGATTAGAAACCTTTAAAAAAGAAAATTTTGACATTTGTATCTTTGATATCATGATGCCAAAAATGGATGGTTTTGAATTGGCGACAGAGATCAGAAAATTAAATACTGATATTCCGATTATCTTTCTTTCTGCAAAAACATTAAAAGAAGACCGTATTAAAGGTTTGCGTCTGGGTGCGGATGATTATTTGGTAAAGCCTTTTAGTATTGAAGAATTACTGCTAAAAATTGAAATATTCCTGAAACGTTCTCAGAAAAACATCCCGATAGAAAAATCGGTTTACGAAATTGGAAAGTATCAGTTTGATACCAACAATTTTATTTTATTTAATGAAAACGAAAAAATAAGCCTGACGCAACGCGAAGCCGAGTTATTGAAATTATTTCTGGACAATAAGAATTCGGTTTTAAAAAGAGAACAAATTCTGACTTCGCTTTGGGGAACAGATGATTATTTTATGGGAAGAAGTCTGGATGTTTTTATTTCGCGACTGCGTAAAATTTTAGTGAATGAAGAAGGTATCGCTATAGAGAATCTTCACGGAATTGGGTTTAGGTTTACAGTGTAA
- a CDS encoding DUF1573 domain-containing protein, with product MKMIKISMLALALSLMSFSAIAPIQSMTSETKVEGVTASTIVWKAETIDVGQIPQGTPKAIVYEFKNTGKTAVVITNVQGSCGCTATDYTKEPILPGKSAKITATYNAANKGGFTKTVTVTTSAETTPKVLTLKGTVI from the coding sequence ATGAAAATGATTAAAATTTCGATGTTAGCTTTAGCGTTAAGCTTAATGTCTTTTTCGGCAATTGCACCAATACAATCTATGACTTCTGAAACAAAAGTTGAAGGAGTAACAGCTTCTACAATTGTTTGGAAAGCAGAAACTATTGATGTAGGTCAAATTCCTCAAGGAACGCCAAAAGCAATTGTTTACGAATTTAAAAATACAGGAAAAACTGCCGTAGTAATTACAAACGTTCAGGGATCTTGTGGTTGTACTGCAACAGATTATACAAAAGAGCCTATTTTACCTGGTAAATCAGCTAAAATAACAGCAACATATAATGCAGCCAACAAAGGTGGTTTTACAAAAACAGTTACTGTAACAACAAGTGCGGAGACTACTCCAAAAGTACTTACTTTAAAAGGAACAGTAATCTAA
- a CDS encoding sensor histidine kinase, whose product MKINKLNSIILLGLVAIISILVAQLLWTKEAFTLEQKKLSQKANIALLEVARKLYEGKDHESSCLNPVQKISNDYYIVNIQNDFEPDILEFYLRSEFKKMNITTDFEYAVYNCQSDEMVYGKYISFAEKEKTKRTVSFPKHKNLVYYFAIRFPNETTYLFSSMRFWFILSIALILILLIYVYSIFTLLQQKKYSELQRDFINNMTHEFKTPLSSILIASKYLSEQNPIKDDKKLHTYTNIIINQSHKLNNHIEKILNVAKSDYAPLELKKETVLIVPIIEETIENIQLKYPEASIKIETLSNEYQIETDVFHFSNLIYNLLDNAIKYCNEKPEIKIGISTENSVIKIAFSDNGIGISPKNMSFVFDKFYRAQNEKSNEVNGFGLGLYYVKEICNLHNWKIKVQNNTTNGITITLSIPYKK is encoded by the coding sequence TTGAAAATAAATAAACTCAATAGTATTATCCTTCTGGGACTTGTCGCCATTATTAGCATATTGGTAGCACAATTGCTTTGGACGAAGGAGGCTTTTACTTTAGAACAAAAAAAATTAAGTCAGAAAGCCAATATCGCTTTGCTGGAAGTTGCCCGAAAATTATATGAAGGAAAAGATCATGAATCCTCCTGTCTGAATCCTGTTCAAAAAATTTCGAACGATTATTATATTGTAAATATCCAGAACGATTTTGAACCGGATATTTTAGAATTTTATTTGAGATCAGAGTTTAAAAAAATGAACATTACAACTGATTTTGAATACGCAGTGTACAATTGCCAAAGTGATGAAATGGTGTACGGAAAATACATTTCGTTTGCTGAAAAAGAAAAAACGAAGAGAACAGTTTCTTTTCCAAAGCATAAAAATTTAGTGTATTATTTTGCCATTCGTTTTCCTAACGAAACGACTTATTTATTTAGTTCGATGCGATTTTGGTTTATACTTTCGATCGCTTTAATCTTGATTTTATTGATTTATGTTTATTCGATTTTTACGCTTTTGCAGCAAAAAAAATACTCTGAACTGCAACGGGATTTTATCAATAATATGACACATGAATTCAAAACTCCTTTGTCTTCTATATTAATTGCTTCAAAATATTTAAGCGAACAAAATCCTATCAAGGATGATAAAAAATTGCATACATACACCAATATTATTATCAATCAGAGTCACAAACTGAACAATCATATCGAGAAGATTCTGAATGTTGCCAAATCAGATTATGCTCCTTTAGAATTAAAGAAAGAGACAGTTTTAATTGTTCCGATTATCGAAGAAACGATCGAAAACATTCAGTTAAAATATCCTGAAGCTTCGATTAAAATCGAAACCCTGTCGAATGAATATCAAATAGAAACCGATGTTTTTCATTTCTCTAATTTGATTTATAATTTACTGGATAATGCTATTAAATATTGCAACGAAAAACCGGAAATCAAGATTGGAATCTCAACAGAAAATTCAGTTATAAAAATAGCTTTTAGTGATAACGGAATCGGGATTTCTCCTAAAAATATGTCTTTTGTTTTTGATAAATTTTACCGCGCACAAAACGAAAAAAGCAATGAAGTAAATGGTTTTGGACTTGGTTTGTATTATGTAAAAGAAATTTGCAACTTGCATAACTGGAAAATAAAAGTACAAAACAACACAACAAACGGCATTACGATAACTTTGTCAATTCCTTATAAAAAATGA
- a CDS encoding L,D-transpeptidase family protein, whose protein sequence is MKILYPLVAVVLLISAVSCNKKAEKKTEESKTSEKVVPELKITIDSSGISTFYQAYPKLIKFQSEVLALYKKNKSTQLWLDNKGVVEYGNTLFNKYKGLDQEGLKANFPYNEKINPIFEHTAENKLSQTDTDLMITNLYFYYVQKVSGVDEKTTRSLEWLLPRKKVNYQVFSDSIYKKATISDDKKSKMFSQYYKLRDALHQYREIEKKGGWKTIETGEDFKSLKLGDSVATIGQIRERLFITGDLKENSKSNICDSTLIKGIRSYEFHHGLTPKNTILPEHIAELNVPVSDRIKTIIANMERCRWIDPELEKGKEYIEVNIPEFRLYLIRNHEIAFVSPVVVGRAMTKTVVFSGMMNNIVFSPYWNVPPSIIKSEIKPGMAKNKNYLAQKNLEWNNGAVRQLPGKNNSLGLVKFLFPNSNNIYLHDTPAKSLFERENRAFSHGCVRVGKPRELAIELLKQDPNMTPERIDKAMHAGKESWYTLKKKIPVYIGYFTAWVDRDGNLNFYKDVYKRDESLIKLLTEE, encoded by the coding sequence ATGAAAATTTTGTATCCGCTTGTTGCTGTAGTACTTCTAATTAGTGCTGTTTCCTGTAATAAAAAAGCAGAAAAGAAAACGGAAGAATCAAAGACTTCAGAAAAAGTGGTTCCTGAACTTAAAATAACAATTGACAGTTCTGGCATCTCGACATTTTATCAGGCATATCCTAAATTGATTAAATTTCAGAGCGAGGTTTTGGCTTTATACAAAAAAAACAAATCTACACAGTTATGGCTGGATAATAAAGGTGTTGTAGAATACGGAAATACATTATTCAATAAATATAAGGGATTAGATCAGGAAGGCTTGAAAGCTAATTTTCCTTATAATGAAAAAATCAATCCTATTTTTGAGCATACAGCCGAAAACAAATTATCACAAACTGATACCGATTTGATGATTACCAATTTGTACTTTTATTATGTACAGAAAGTTTCTGGTGTAGACGAAAAAACGACCAGATCATTAGAATGGCTTTTACCTCGAAAAAAAGTAAACTATCAGGTTTTTTCAGATTCTATTTATAAAAAAGCTACGATTAGCGATGACAAAAAGAGCAAAATGTTCAGCCAATATTATAAGCTTCGTGACGCGCTTCATCAATATAGAGAGATTGAGAAAAAAGGAGGATGGAAAACGATCGAAACTGGTGAAGATTTTAAAAGTCTAAAACTCGGAGATTCTGTTGCAACAATTGGACAAATCAGAGAAAGGCTTTTTATAACCGGTGATCTTAAAGAAAATAGCAAAAGCAATATTTGCGATTCGACATTGATAAAAGGAATAAGAAGCTACGAATTCCATCACGGATTAACTCCAAAAAACACCATTTTACCGGAACATATTGCCGAGTTAAACGTTCCTGTTTCAGACAGAATTAAAACTATTATTGCTAATATGGAACGTTGCAGATGGATTGATCCCGAACTCGAAAAAGGGAAAGAATACATCGAAGTTAACATTCCGGAGTTTAGATTGTATTTGATTCGCAATCATGAAATCGCATTTGTATCGCCGGTGGTAGTAGGAAGAGCAATGACCAAAACCGTAGTTTTTAGCGGAATGATGAATAATATTGTTTTTAGTCCGTATTGGAATGTACCTCCAAGTATCATCAAAAGTGAGATAAAACCCGGAATGGCAAAGAACAAGAATTATCTAGCCCAAAAAAATCTGGAATGGAATAATGGTGCCGTTCGTCAGTTACCCGGAAAAAACAATTCGCTTGGTTTGGTGAAGTTTTTATTCCCGAATTCAAATAATATTTATTTGCATGATACACCGGCAAAAAGTTTGTTCGAAAGAGAAAACAGGGCTTTTAGTCACGGTTGCGTTCGTGTAGGCAAACCAAGAGAATTAGCCATTGAACTTTTGAAACAAGATCCAAACATGACTCCGGAAAGAATCGACAAGGCAATGCATGCCGGTAAAGAAAGCTGGTATACGCTAAAAAAGAAAATTCCGGTTTATATAGGATATTTTACCGCCTGGGTAGATCGTGACGGCAATTTGAACTTTTATAAAGATGTTTATAAAAGAGATGAAAGTCTGATCAAATTACTTACCGAAGAATAG
- a CDS encoding MBL fold metallo-hydrolase: MKLHHLRNATLVIETETDVILVDPMLGKRKTIPPFTIFRYKPHRNPLVALPKNTRDILSRVTICLITHLHTDHIDKAGEVFLRRKSIPVICSAKDENALSARGLNILQTLNYWEPQEFLGGKIIGIPAIHGYGFIAKLMGNVMGFYIELPNEKSIYISSDTVFTEHVQKVLVEFKPEIAVVACGTARLDIGQPLLMRMNDILKFVALAPKYILANHLEALNHCPTKRSELRLALEENNLLDKVSIPEDGEIVLY, encoded by the coding sequence ATGAAATTACATCATTTACGCAACGCCACTTTAGTTATTGAAACTGAAACCGATGTTATATTGGTTGATCCCATGTTAGGAAAGAGAAAAACGATTCCGCCTTTTACCATTTTTCGTTATAAACCCCATAGAAACCCACTTGTTGCTTTACCCAAAAATACCAGAGATATATTAAGCAGGGTTACTATTTGCCTGATTACACATTTACATACCGATCACATAGACAAAGCCGGTGAAGTTTTTCTAAGACGAAAAAGTATTCCGGTAATTTGCAGTGCAAAAGATGAAAATGCTTTGAGCGCAAGAGGCTTAAATATTCTCCAAACTTTAAATTATTGGGAACCGCAGGAATTTCTTGGAGGTAAAATTATAGGTATTCCGGCTATTCACGGTTACGGATTTATTGCAAAACTGATGGGAAACGTAATGGGTTTTTATATTGAATTACCTAACGAAAAATCTATTTATATAAGTTCAGATACTGTTTTTACCGAACATGTACAAAAAGTTCTCGTGGAATTTAAGCCTGAAATTGCCGTCGTAGCCTGCGGAACAGCGAGATTAGATATTGGTCAGCCTTTATTAATGAGAATGAATGATATCCTGAAATTTGTTGCCTTAGCGCCTAAATATATTTTGGCAAATCATTTAGAAGCTTTAAACCATTGCCCGACAAAAAGATCGGAATTGAGATTGGCCTTAGAGGAAAATAATTTATTAGATAAAGTTTCGATTCCGGAAGATGGCGAAATTGTTTTATACTAA